One genomic window of Halogeometricum sp. S3BR5-2 includes the following:
- a CDS encoding ABC transporter permease has product MAQEEQTGRSIFTDLDDSSSGEQVDKWKRTARLWKETLIEQWKMLTDELSVKLSLFVVAGFVLIAIFAPFIAPYPPLQRQYQGDDGILIEKWADPSLLGGDSGYLLGTTAEGFDIFSQLVYGTRAALMVGLIAAVFTAGIGTLVGLVAGYYGGKVDDALMRVVDFLYGMPLLPTVIVLVAVLGPNLWNIILALIILQWRSTARVIRSQALSLRERPFVKAAEVAGASDWHIISRHLAPNVLPMTFLYGSFGIAWAILAEAGVSFIGLGDPNTVSWGTMLQASRAYSALQFGAWWWFVPPGICIGLLVISGFLIGRGYEEITNPKLQ; this is encoded by the coding sequence ATGGCACAAGAAGAACAAACCGGTCGGTCGATATTCACCGACCTCGACGACAGTTCGTCCGGCGAGCAGGTCGACAAGTGGAAGCGGACGGCCCGCCTCTGGAAGGAGACGCTGATAGAGCAGTGGAAGATGCTGACCGACGAACTCTCGGTGAAGCTCTCGCTGTTCGTCGTGGCGGGGTTCGTGCTGATCGCCATCTTCGCCCCGTTCATCGCCCCCTACCCGCCGCTCCAGCGGCAGTACCAGGGGGACGACGGGATACTCATCGAGAAGTGGGCCGACCCGTCGCTGCTCGGCGGCGACAGCGGCTACCTCCTCGGGACGACCGCCGAGGGCTTCGACATCTTCAGCCAACTCGTCTACGGGACGCGCGCGGCGCTGATGGTCGGCCTCATCGCGGCGGTGTTCACCGCGGGTATCGGGACGCTCGTCGGCCTCGTCGCCGGCTACTACGGCGGGAAGGTCGACGACGCCCTGATGCGCGTCGTGGACTTCCTGTACGGGATGCCGTTGCTCCCGACGGTCATCGTCCTCGTGGCGGTGTTGGGGCCGAACCTCTGGAACATCATCCTCGCGCTTATCATCCTGCAGTGGCGGTCGACCGCCCGCGTCATCCGCTCGCAGGCGCTGTCGCTCCGCGAGCGACCGTTCGTGAAGGCCGCGGAGGTGGCCGGCGCGAGCGACTGGCACATCATCAGCCGCCACCTCGCGCCGAACGTCCTGCCGATGACGTTCCTGTACGGGTCGTTCGGCATCGCGTGGGCCATCCTCGCGGAGGCGGGCGTCTCGTTCATCGGTCTCGGCGACCCGAACACCGTCTCGTGGGGCACGATGCTGCAGGCCTCGCGGGCGTACTCCGCGCTCCAGTTCGGAGCGTGGTGGTGGTTCGTCCCGCCGGGAATCTGCATCGGCCTGCTGGTCATCAGCGGCTTCCTCATCGGCCGCGGCTACGAAGAAATCACGAACCCCAAGCTACAATGA
- a CDS encoding ABC transporter ATP-binding protein has product MSLLEVEDLEVYYETEDGPAQAVDGVSFELEEGENLGIVGESGCGKTTLAKSIIGILPDAGYVNGGEIRFKDDDLTGMTGKQRRRLKWEEISMVAQSAMNSLDPVYTIREQIVEAIETHRPGTGRTESNEIVTEMFELVGLDPDRADDYPHQFSGGMRQRAMIAMSLALEPSLILADEPTTALDVIMQDQILKRIGRIQDEVNSSMLVITHDVSVVAETCDRVLVMYAGKVAEEGPVEEIFGQPYHPYTIGLKRAFPNIRRPTQDLLSIKGYPPELVDPPTGCRFAERCPMATDRCREEEPEAHEMNGLRSYCHYAEDIDTELRPYADNPETWSQTAAARKAETGDVGGD; this is encoded by the coding sequence ATGAGTCTACTCGAAGTCGAAGACCTCGAAGTGTACTACGAGACCGAAGACGGGCCCGCACAGGCCGTCGACGGCGTCTCCTTCGAACTGGAGGAGGGCGAGAACCTCGGCATCGTCGGCGAGTCCGGATGCGGCAAGACGACGCTGGCGAAGTCCATCATCGGCATCCTCCCCGACGCCGGCTACGTCAACGGCGGCGAGATACGGTTCAAGGACGACGACCTCACCGGGATGACGGGCAAACAGCGGCGCCGCCTCAAGTGGGAGGAGATATCCATGGTCGCCCAGTCGGCGATGAACTCCTTGGACCCCGTCTACACTATCCGCGAACAGATCGTCGAGGCCATCGAGACGCACCGGCCCGGTACCGGCCGGACCGAGTCGAACGAAATCGTCACCGAGATGTTCGAACTCGTCGGGTTGGACCCCGACCGCGCCGACGACTACCCACACCAGTTCTCCGGCGGGATGCGTCAGCGCGCGATGATCGCGATGTCTCTGGCGCTGGAACCGTCGCTCATCCTCGCGGACGAACCGACGACGGCGCTGGACGTCATCATGCAGGACCAGATCCTCAAGCGCATCGGGCGCATCCAGGACGAGGTCAACTCCTCGATGCTGGTCATCACGCACGACGTGAGCGTCGTCGCGGAGACGTGCGACCGCGTCCTCGTGATGTACGCCGGCAAGGTCGCAGAAGAGGGACCGGTCGAGGAGATATTCGGCCAGCCCTACCACCCCTACACCATCGGGCTGAAACGCGCGTTCCCGAACATCCGCAGGCCCACGCAGGACCTCCTCTCCATCAAGGGCTACCCGCCCGAACTCGTCGACCCGCCCACGGGCTGTCGGTTCGCCGAGCGGTGCCCGATGGCGACCGACCGCTGCCGCGAGGAGGAACCCGAGGCCCACGAGATGAACGGTCTCCGGTCGTACTGCCACTACGCCGAGGACATCGACACCGAACTCCGACCGTACGCCGACAACCCGGAGACGTGGAGTCAGACCGCCGCGGCCCGCAAGGCCGAGACCGGCGACGTCGGGGGTGACTGA
- a CDS encoding ABC transporter ATP-binding protein: MSDRALLEVENLKKHFKVNQGWIASIMQSVSGDDPDYVHAVDGVSFELREGETLGLAGESGCGKTTTGMSLVKLHDPTDGDIVYNDKKLSEANEAEIAEFRQNAQMIFQDPFESLNPRMTVYDTVAEPLRIHDIRNETARVQRALEFAELLPAEQYFDQYPHELSGGQRQRVAIARALVLDPDFIVADEPVSMLDVSLRAGVLSLLDRMTDEFGLSVVYISHDLSLLRHMCDRLAIMYMGKIVEKGPTDQIIENPQHPYTQALINAVPVPDPDVGRERVELQGEVGDVIEIPSGCRFKARCPDYIGDVCDQVVPPLEQKADVGVDQDIACHLYESAEGYDPYAELSGSPGDDSTGGDASAPADD; encoded by the coding sequence ATGAGCGACAGAGCGCTCCTCGAAGTCGAGAACCTGAAGAAGCACTTCAAGGTGAACCAGGGCTGGATTGCCAGCATCATGCAGTCGGTCTCCGGCGACGACCCCGACTACGTCCACGCCGTCGACGGCGTCTCCTTCGAACTCCGCGAGGGGGAGACGCTCGGACTGGCGGGCGAGTCCGGGTGCGGGAAGACCACCACGGGGATGTCGCTCGTGAAACTGCACGACCCGACCGACGGCGACATAGTCTACAACGACAAGAAGCTCTCGGAGGCCAACGAGGCCGAAATCGCGGAGTTCCGGCAGAACGCCCAGATGATCTTCCAGGACCCCTTCGAGAGCCTCAACCCGCGGATGACGGTGTACGACACCGTCGCGGAACCGCTCCGCATCCACGACATCCGCAACGAGACGGCGCGGGTCCAGCGCGCCCTGGAGTTCGCCGAACTCCTCCCGGCCGAGCAGTACTTCGACCAGTACCCGCACGAACTCTCGGGCGGGCAGCGACAGCGCGTCGCCATCGCGCGCGCACTCGTCCTCGACCCGGACTTCATCGTCGCGGACGAACCCGTCTCGATGCTCGACGTGAGTCTTCGGGCGGGCGTGCTGTCGCTGCTCGACCGCATGACCGACGAGTTCGGCCTGTCGGTCGTCTACATCAGCCACGACCTCTCGCTCCTCAGACACATGTGCGACCGCCTCGCCATCATGTACATGGGGAAGATAGTGGAGAAGGGGCCGACCGACCAGATAATCGAGAACCCCCAACACCCCTACACGCAGGCGCTCATCAACGCCGTCCCCGTTCCCGACCCGGACGTGGGCCGCGAACGCGTCGAGTTGCAGGGCGAGGTGGGCGACGTCATCGAGATTCCGAGCGGCTGTCGGTTCAAGGCGCGCTGTCCGGACTACATCGGCGACGTCTGCGACCAGGTCGTCCCGCCGTTAGAACAGAAGGCGGACGTCGGCGTCGACCAGGACATCGCCTGCCACCTCTACGAGAGCGCCGAGGGGTACGACCCCTACGCCGAGTTGAGCGGGTCGCCGGGCGACGACTCCACGGGCGGCGACGCCTCGGCCCCCGCGGACGACTGA
- a CDS encoding SDR family NAD(P)-dependent oxidoreductase has product MQLSVDRRVVVVTGANEGIGYHLLAALVEDGYRVAGFDVEGDAIESLREAHPERVRYHECDVTVDADVEAAVAGVVGEWGRIDILVNNAAVLEYGFFEDQTLSDARRVFEVNYFGYVRTIRAVLPHMRARGGGIVHNVSSGAGRVGNPGLSGYASTKGAVESLTRSLRLELRRENVACTIVHPRLAATRSARTLGYPASRMSDPADVGRKLAAKIESKGPVIYADWVTRIGLALAQRFPALVERETERFLTEREAAAGAER; this is encoded by the coding sequence ATGCAGTTGTCCGTGGACAGGCGGGTCGTCGTCGTGACGGGTGCCAACGAGGGAATCGGCTACCACCTCCTCGCCGCTCTCGTCGAGGACGGCTATCGCGTCGCCGGGTTCGACGTCGAAGGGGACGCAATCGAGTCGCTCCGGGAGGCGCATCCGGAGCGCGTTCGGTACCACGAGTGCGACGTGACGGTCGACGCGGACGTCGAGGCGGCGGTGGCCGGCGTCGTCGGCGAGTGGGGGCGGATCGATATCCTGGTCAACAACGCCGCGGTACTGGAGTACGGGTTCTTCGAGGACCAGACGCTCTCGGACGCGCGGCGGGTCTTCGAGGTCAACTACTTCGGGTACGTTCGGACGATACGCGCGGTGCTGCCGCACATGCGGGCGCGTGGCGGGGGAATCGTCCACAACGTGAGTTCCGGCGCCGGCCGGGTCGGTAACCCGGGGCTCTCCGGATACGCCTCGACCAAGGGAGCCGTCGAGTCGCTGACTCGCTCGCTGCGTCTGGAACTCCGCCGCGAGAACGTGGCGTGCACCATCGTGCACCCCCGACTGGCGGCGACGCGGTCGGCGAGGACGCTCGGCTACCCGGCGTCGCGGATGAGCGACCCCGCGGACGTGGGGCGAAAGTTGGCGGCGAAGATAGAGTCGAAAGGGCCGGTAATCTACGCGGACTGGGTGACGAGAATCGGGTTGGCGCTCGCACAGCGGTTCCCCGCTCTCGTCGAGCGGGAGACCGAGCGGTTCCTGACGGAGCGCGAAGCGGCCGCGGGGGCCGAGCGGTGA
- a CDS encoding metallopeptidase TldD-related protein has product MTDEREDALDAMDWLLARFEEDDAVAYAEVGGVYEEKTDAVVTHEGPRDRVSFAESGVWLRTFADGAADYRYTTSLDEESLEDEAERAVRGAGMLAQSDPARFDAHTTHRAVHEGWAGEPVGAVGVDEKVAAVEDGIAAAENSGPDLRRVWVNYADAHVEETVGNTTGSTVRTTLDRAQVTCSLHLEGGPKVRRHAGSTEGAAFLDELPAVFESAAADARALSAANVADAPTGEASVALSPRAAGQLFHFVSHYLEADTGYMGMSPYAVGDRIGPEGLDIEDGVRAGSWGARAYDAEVRPTTPTRLVDGGEVERLLHNTASAAEDGAHPAGNAVPSLGHGQPPRIHARHLDVAAGDAGERALRADADVYVERFGEPWFRDEFERVQRAGVFPASVLYAKDIDRKTEERPDCGSAEFPIAEGYRLDGGERAGRVEDLSLDYDPDVLRTLSAFGAARETTTGVCEKHKSHLPFAVTAPGVRLTATLKADQ; this is encoded by the coding sequence ATGACGGACGAGCGCGAGGACGCGTTGGACGCGATGGACTGGCTGTTGGCACGGTTCGAGGAGGACGACGCGGTGGCGTACGCCGAAGTCGGCGGCGTGTACGAGGAGAAGACCGACGCGGTGGTGACCCACGAGGGGCCGCGCGACCGGGTCTCCTTCGCCGAGAGCGGGGTGTGGCTCCGCACGTTCGCCGACGGCGCGGCCGACTACCGCTACACGACCAGCCTCGACGAGGAGAGCCTCGAAGACGAGGCCGAACGCGCGGTCCGGGGCGCGGGGATGCTCGCGCAGTCCGACCCCGCGAGGTTCGACGCGCACACCACCCACCGGGCGGTACACGAGGGATGGGCGGGCGAACCCGTCGGCGCCGTCGGCGTCGACGAGAAAGTCGCCGCCGTCGAGGACGGCATCGCGGCGGCCGAGAACTCGGGTCCGGACCTCCGGCGCGTCTGGGTCAACTACGCCGACGCGCACGTCGAGGAGACGGTGGGCAACACCACCGGGAGCACGGTCCGGACGACGCTCGACCGCGCGCAGGTGACGTGCAGCCTCCACCTCGAGGGCGGGCCGAAGGTGCGCCGCCACGCCGGGTCGACCGAGGGCGCGGCGTTCCTCGACGAACTCCCCGCGGTGTTCGAGTCGGCGGCCGCCGACGCGCGGGCGCTCTCGGCGGCGAACGTCGCCGACGCGCCGACGGGCGAGGCGAGCGTCGCCCTGAGTCCGCGGGCCGCCGGCCAACTGTTCCACTTCGTCTCGCACTACCTCGAAGCCGACACCGGCTACATGGGGATGAGCCCCTACGCCGTCGGCGACCGAATCGGTCCCGAGGGGCTCGACATCGAGGACGGCGTCCGCGCGGGGTCGTGGGGCGCGCGCGCCTACGACGCCGAGGTCCGACCGACCACGCCGACGCGACTCGTCGACGGCGGCGAGGTGGAACGGCTCCTCCACAACACGGCGAGCGCCGCCGAGGACGGGGCGCACCCGGCGGGCAACGCCGTCCCCAGCCTCGGTCACGGCCAACCGCCGCGCATCCACGCGCGGCATCTCGACGTCGCCGCCGGCGACGCCGGGGAGAGGGCGCTCCGCGCGGACGCCGACGTCTACGTCGAGCGCTTCGGAGAGCCGTGGTTCCGCGACGAGTTCGAACGCGTCCAGCGCGCGGGCGTCTTCCCGGCGAGCGTGCTGTACGCGAAGGACATCGACCGCAAGACCGAGGAGCGGCCCGACTGCGGGTCCGCGGAGTTCCCGATAGCCGAGGGCTACCGCCTCGACGGCGGCGAACGCGCCGGCCGAGTCGAGGACCTTTCGCTCGATTACGACCCCGACGTGCTCCGCACGCTCTCGGCGTTCGGCGCGGCCCGCGAGACGACGACGGGCGTCTGCGAGAAGCACAAATCGCACCTGCCGTTCGCGGTGACGGCGCCCGGCGTTCGGCTCACGGCGACGCTGAAAGCCGACCAGTAG
- a CDS encoding succinylglutamate desuccinylase/aspartoacylase family protein codes for MKVGTAESEPGGTATGHLSVAELPTGGTERLPVVVVEGEEPGPTAWATGAIHGDEPTGTAAIHEFLDRIREEPLRGTVVCVPVTNPAGVRTNSRTSYYHGDDPNRLFGREGEGGGGGTPPRVQQVICERLYEEIRADADAVVSLHTSWVATHPYTIRPRVGYGAGRGEAAAASLRDRVVELADAFGLPVVNQFGRAETERLALAHTLTGAAVADGVPAFTPELGGRFVVERDAREAAVAGLYGVCAALGMVEEVPDAHAPSTAFELPAEDDLKRFVHPHADAAGLVRYRVREGEWVDSGDVVADVLTPHGETKSSVATERSGYVLSLHEGAAVYENDPLLDLAVPDGEPLLYERSG; via the coding sequence GAGTCGGAACCCGGAGGGACCGCGACGGGCCACCTGTCCGTCGCCGAGTTGCCGACGGGCGGGACCGAACGCCTCCCCGTCGTCGTCGTCGAGGGGGAGGAACCGGGGCCGACGGCGTGGGCGACCGGCGCGATTCACGGCGACGAACCGACGGGGACGGCCGCGATACACGAGTTTCTGGACCGAATCCGCGAGGAACCGCTCCGCGGAACCGTCGTCTGCGTCCCCGTGACGAACCCCGCCGGCGTCCGGACGAACAGTCGGACCTCCTACTACCACGGCGACGACCCGAACCGCCTGTTCGGCCGCGAGGGCGAGGGCGGCGGAGGCGGGACACCCCCGCGCGTCCAGCAGGTCATCTGCGAGCGCCTGTACGAGGAGATACGGGCCGACGCGGACGCCGTCGTCTCGTTGCACACCTCGTGGGTCGCCACGCACCCCTACACGATTCGGCCGCGCGTCGGGTACGGCGCGGGTCGCGGGGAGGCGGCGGCGGCGTCGCTCCGGGACCGCGTGGTCGAACTCGCCGACGCGTTCGGCCTCCCCGTCGTCAACCAGTTCGGCCGCGCGGAGACGGAACGACTGGCGCTGGCACACACCCTCACCGGTGCGGCCGTCGCGGACGGCGTCCCCGCGTTCACCCCGGAACTCGGCGGGCGGTTCGTCGTCGAACGGGACGCTCGCGAGGCCGCCGTCGCCGGCCTGTACGGCGTCTGCGCCGCCCTCGGGATGGTCGAAGAGGTTCCGGACGCCCACGCCCCCTCGACGGCGTTCGAGTTGCCCGCCGAGGACGACCTGAAACGGTTCGTCCATCCGCACGCGGACGCCGCCGGCCTCGTCCGCTACCGCGTGCGGGAAGGCGAGTGGGTCGACTCGGGGGACGTCGTCGCGGACGTCCTCACGCCGCACGGGGAGACGAAATCGAGCGTGGCCACCGAACGCTCGGGGTACGTTCTCAGCCTGCACGAGGGGGCGGCCGTGTACGAGAACGACCCGCTTCTCGACCTGGCGGTGCCCGACGGCGAACCCCTGCTGTACGAGCGGTCCGGGTGA